From the genome of uncultured Methanobacterium sp.:
CAATAGGAGCGCGGGCATTACCGTGGAGAAAGGGAAGATTGACACTCGTTTAGCTATAATGAATGCTGAATTAACTTATCGAGCCTCATTACCTAAAGATAATACAACATCACTAAAAACACGGGTTAATGTGTCTGAGAATGAATCACTCAGTACAGACTCATTCAGGGGATTATCACTTACTACTAATGGACTATCACTTACCAATGGATTACCACTTATTATTACACCATCTGTTGCTGTAAATAAAACAAACAGCACTGATCTAAACAATACTACTAATTCTTCCAAAAACAATGAAACCCCTGAAAAATATGCTGAAACAACCAATACCATCAATACAACCGGAAAAGCAGGGGGAGAAAATGTATATGGTGTTAACGATGTTTCACCTACCTCGGAACCCATACCTGGTGATATAACGGTCAGTGGTTCTGGAACATTTATGGATAACATAGGGGATATTGACATATCTGGTTTCCCGGAAAAGCCTCAAAAACCACATCCTAAATGGTACCAGTTCTGGTTATGGATCGATTATGGATTCAAATGCACAGCTTGGGCTGGTCATGTCTTAGCATGGGGATTTGGTCATATGGATTCACTAAATAATGTGATAAGTTTGTGTAATGATATACAGTCAGAAATTAAATATTGCTGACTTATATCCTCCATTTTTTTCTAATTTTCCTTTTTTTGGATGTACAAGTTCATTTACTTACTTTGAATATTCCATTGTAAGACGGGGAATATTCCCATTGTAGGATATTTTTTATTCATAGTTTGATCATATAATCATTTAAAAAAAGATTTGTCAATTTTAAGATTTGTCACATCCTCCTAGAGGTGAGAGAGCTGGTGCGAGAAATAAAAATTAAATCTATTTTAAACAAACAGAAACATGCGGATGATTGGTTCCTGTCAACTTATTCTTTAAACCCATTCTCAGGTTGTTCTTTTAACTGTGTCTACTGTTACACCAGGGGCAGCAAGTACGGTGAGAATCAGGTTCCGGGGCTGGCAGTTAAGATAAATGCACCCGAAGTGCTGGTTAAACAGCTTAAAAACAGGGCCCGGAAAAGGGAGTATGGATTCATAGCTTTTGGTTCAGCCACCGATCCTTACCTGCCCGTGGAGAAGGATCTGAAGATTACCAGGGAACTATTAATGATTATTTTAAGATTTCATTTCCCGGTGAACATTTTAACTCGTTCTCCATTGATCTTGAGAGATCTGGATATCCTAGAAAAAATTGGTAAAAAGGCAGTTTTACCTCCTGAACTGGTGAATAAGATGGATACGGGTGTTGTAACCTCATTTTCTTTTTCCACCACTGATGAAAATCTATCCCGAATATTTGAACCGGGAGCTCCCTCTCCCCAGGAGAGATTGGAGACCATGAAGCAATGTAAAAAGGAAGGTTTTCTTGTTGGGGCGATTTTCATGCCACTTTTGCCATATTTATCAGATACAGAGGAACATTTAGATGAAATGATTAAAAAAGTTAAAGAAAATGGTGCGGATTTCATCTTAGCCAGTGGATTAACCCTTTTTGGTGATGGGCCCCAGGACTGTAAAACCCGTTATTATGAAGTTCTGGAGGAACACTTCCCGGAACTTGTACCTAAAACCAGGGCATTGTTTGGAAATTCCTTTGCACCATCACGCAGATATCAGCAGGAACTTCATCGTAGAATAGTTAAACTCTCGAAAAAGCATGAAATTCGCAACAGTGTTTATAAAGATGGTAATGTTTATGAAGAATGGTTTGAAAAATGATGGAAATTATTTTTGAATATGAAATTAGTTGATTAACGAATTTAAGAATTTAGGTATAACCTGATTTAGGGATTAAACTGATTTGGTATTAATCTGATTAGGTTCCTGATTTGGGTGATTAACGCTTCAAAATTAGATTTAAATCACTGAATCCTAGATTTAGATCACTGAAATCTATTTTTTTAGGATAAGAATCAGATTTTAAGGAAAGA
Proteins encoded in this window:
- a CDS encoding radical SAM protein: MREIKIKSILNKQKHADDWFLSTYSLNPFSGCSFNCVYCYTRGSKYGENQVPGLAVKINAPEVLVKQLKNRARKREYGFIAFGSATDPYLPVEKDLKITRELLMIILRFHFPVNILTRSPLILRDLDILEKIGKKAVLPPELVNKMDTGVVTSFSFSTTDENLSRIFEPGAPSPQERLETMKQCKKEGFLVGAIFMPLLPYLSDTEEHLDEMIKKVKENGADFILASGLTLFGDGPQDCKTRYYEVLEEHFPELVPKTRALFGNSFAPSRRYQQELHRRIVKLSKKHEIRNSVYKDGNVYEEWFEK